Genomic window (Granulicella arctica):
CTGCCTTCGAGGTTGCCAATGATGACGCCGACGATTGCTTTTTCGATGAGGCGGCGGAAGCGCTCGTCGCTACGGCGCAGGTCGGCGTCGGCACGCTTCTGGCGGTCGATGTCGGAGAGGGCCACGACACCACCGGTGACGATACCCTCTTCGTTGAGGATGGGCGCGGCGGCGAGGCTGATCCAGGCGAGGGTACCGTCTCCGCGCTCGTAAAGATAGTCTTCGGGGGGAATCGGGTGACCGGCCTCCATGGCGCGGGGCAGGGGAAACTCTAGAGCTTTGACGCGGCTGCCGTCGGCGTGGAAGGCGGCCCACTTGCCGTGCGATTCCATGTCGGGCGTGTCGATGACGGGGTGGCGGGTGATGCGTTCCAAGCTGCGATTGCCAAAGATGATTTCGCCGTCAGGCTTGGCGAGGATGACGCCTACGGGCAGATGATCGAGGACAGCTTGAAGAGTCTCTCGTTGCTCTTGAAGATCCGCGAGGGCGTGATCGCGTTCGTACAAGGTGTCGCGAATCTCGTATTGCCGCTGCCGGGCGCGGAGGGCAGCGCGCAGGCTGCTGACGAGTGTAGCGGTACGGATCGGGCGCTCCAGCAGAATGGGGGATCCAAGCGGCAACTTCTCATATTCAATGTGCTGGCTGGGCGAAGCTTGACGGAAGCTGCCCGTAAGAATGAGGACGGGGAGGTCGGACCAGGATGGCTGGCCTTCGATCACACGACTTAGCTTCTCGACGAGGCTGGGAGTAAGGGCTTCTTCGGCTACAAGGAGCGGGCCTATAGGCTCATGCTCCATGTGACGCTCAATCTCCTCGAAGTCTGTGCAGATCTCTGCGGCGAGGCCATTCTGTTGCAGGGCCTGATTGATGAGTTCGGCATCGCGACCTGTGGGTGCTATGATGCGGACAACCAAGCTCATGTTCGTGCTCTCCGTTCCATGACTTAGTTCTTGTGCTCCGCAAGATCGGGTACTCCGGTCAACACGCCGCGGAAACTTCTGAGTGGTTCACCGATCTCTACACCGTACTGGCTCATGCTGAGTTCCCGCAGTGTGCGCTCGTGATGGCCGGCGCGCTGCTTGACGACAGAGATGGCCTGGCGAATGTCACCCTCGGCTTCAAAGTAGCGAAGGAGGACAACGGTGTCCGCAAGGTAGCTGACGTCGATATCGGAATGCATGCTGCCCACGAGGCCGTGCTGGGTAAAGACGAGAATCGTGACGACGCCCTTTTGATTGAGGTAGGCGAGAAGTTCGTGAAGATGGAGGGTCAGGTCATTCTCGCCGGGCATCGCCATGAGGAAGCCGTTGAGGCTGTCGATGACGACGACGCGGGTATCTTTCTGCTCGACGTCGCTGCGAATCTGCCATGCAAATTCTCCGGGGGAGAGCTCGGCGGGGTCGATCTGGGACATGGCGAGGGTGCCGCGCGCAACCTGCTCGCGGACGTTCATACCTAGACCTTCAGCGCGATCCTGGGCGATGCGAAGGACCTCGTCGAAGGCGTAGACGATAGCCCGATCCCCACGCTCCGCAGCGGCGTGAGCGTAGGCAATGGCGAGGGTCGATTTGCCTGTGCCGGAGGGACCAATGAGGAGCGTAGAGGAGCCGCGGTGGATACCACCGCCGAACATGAGATCGAGTTCGGGGAGGTTGATCTTGATGCGTTCCCCATCGAAGGTCGCATCATGCTCGCTTGCTACGAGGCGGGGATAGATGTGGAGGCCGCCTGTTTTGATGGTGTAGTCGTGACAGCCCTCTCGATAGGCACTGCCGCGCAGCTTGATGATTTCGACGTGGCGACGGGTGACGCCGTATGACCGGCGAACCTTCTCGAGACGAAGGACGCCATGCGCGATGCTTTGGAGCTGCATGTCGCTACCTTCTGCGGTGCGGTCATCGAGGAGAAGCACGGTCGTGTCGCGGCCGGCAAAGAAGTGTTTTAGGGCAAGAAGCTGGCGACGATAGCGCATGGTATCCGCGGCGAGGAGGCGAAGCTCGGAGAGGGAGTCGATCACAAGGCGGTCCGGGCGGGTCCGGTCGATAAGCTGCGTCAGCTTCTGGATCGTGCCTGCCAGCTCGACCTCACTGGGATGAAAGACGGTGTACTGCTGGTCGGGGCTGAGGCTGGCTTCGGCTGGAATGAACTCAGCGATGGGAAGCTCGGCGACATCCCAGCCATGAGAACGGGCTGAGGCATCCAGCTCCGACTTGGACTCAGAGAGTGTGACGTAGAGGCCTTTTTCGCCCGAGCGTACGCCTTCGATGATGAACTGCATCGCGAGCGTGGTCTTGCCAGTGCCGGGATCGCCTTCAAGAAGATACATCTGTCCGGCCGGCAGTCCGCCAGAGAGAATGTCATTGAGTCCACTCACGCCTGTATTGATGCGGTCAGGTTGTGCTGCTATTTCCATAGTTGTAAGAGTTCCGTTTGCTTAGGAGTGTAGAGCTGCTAGCGGTGCTTCGCTCATTGGATGGCATAGTGTCTGAGATAGATGTTCAGAGGCGGAACGTCCTCATGCTGTCCTACATTTCATCTTCGGTTTAAATGCGCGACAATCGGTAGTGCGGTTGGTGAGGTGTGGAAATCGAGACGATCGATATAGCGCGGGTGCTGGAGAGTGATGGTGCATTGTTCGCGGAGACGAAGACGCACGCGGCGGGACCTGAGGGAGCACTGCCTATCACTGCGGAGATGCTGCTGACGCAACCTTCGGGCAATTTGTTCGGGCTGACCCAGAATGCCGGAATGGGTTGGGAACCACAGCGGTTACTTGATCCGGAGTTCCTGATCTTGAGTACGCACGGTGGGATGCGTGCAGCGGATGGGACGCCGATTGCACTGGGATTCCACACAGGACACTGGGAGGTGGGGCTGCTGGTGGCTGAGGCCGCACGGGAGTTGCGAGGGATGCGCGCAGTACCGTTTGCCGGTGCATGTACAGATCCTTGTGACGGCAGGACGCAGGGAACGGCGGGGATGTTGGACTCGCTGGCGTATCGGAATGATGCGGCGATGGTGCTGCGGCGATTGATGCGGTCGTTGCCTACTCGCAAGGGTGTGATTGGGGTGGCAACGTGCGACAAGGGACTCCCGGCGATGATGATGGCCCTGGCGAGTTCGGGCGCGCTGCCGAGCATCCTCGTGCCGGGCGGGGTGACACTGCTGCCTGAGAATGGGGAGGATGCTGGGAAGGTGCAGACGATTGGTGCGCGATTTGCGCAGGAGCAGATCAGCCTGCAATACGCGGCGGAGATGGGCTGCCGGGCGTGTGCGACGCCGGGCGGTGGATGCCAGTTTTTAGGTACAGCGGCCACGGCGCAGGTAGTCGCTGAGGCATTAGGGCTTTCGCTGCCGCATGCGGCGCTTGGGCCTTCAGGGCAGCCCATTTGGCTGGATGTTGCAGCGCGGTCCGCGAGGGCTATGCTGCGGATGATGCAGATGGGGATGGGTACGCGGGATGTGCTGACGGACGCGGCGGTGCGTAACGCGATGGTCGTGCATGCAGCGTTTGGCGGGTCGACGAATCTACTGCTGCATGTGCCAGCGGTGGCACATGCGGCAGGGCTGCGGCGACCGGTTGCGGCGGAGTGGGCTGCGGTGAATCGCGAGGTGCCGCGACTGGTAGATGCGTTGCCGAATGGGCCGGGTAATTTTGCGACGGTGCAGGTGTTTCTGGCGGGGGGCGTGCCGGAGGTGATGCTGCATCTACGACGGGCCGGGCTGCTGGATTGCAGCGTGAAGACTGTGACAGGGGAGACGCTCGGGGCGAATCTGGATTGGTGGGAGGGAAGTGAGCGGCGTACGGTCTTGAAGGAGAGACTTAGGGCGCTCGATGGAGTGGGTGCGGATCAGGTGATTATGTCGCCGGATGGTGCAAGGGCGAAGGGAATGACGGCTACGGTTTGTTTTCCAGCGGGGAATCTTGCGCCTGAAGGCAGCGTAATCAAGAGTACGTCGATCGATGCTTCGCTGATCGATGAGAACGGCGTCTATCGGCATGTGGGTCCGGCGCGGGTTTTTATCACCGAGGCTGTTGCTATCGATGCGATCAAGCATGGCGCTGTGGGGCATGGCGATGTCGTTGTGCTGATCTGCGGTGGGCCAAAAGGTGCGGGGATGCAGGAGATCTATCAGATCACCTCAGCGTTGAAGAACCTGCCGTTCTGCAAGCATGTAGCAGTGCTGACGGATGCGCGGTTCAGTGGGGTGTCTACGGGAGCTTGCCTGGGTCATATCTCGCCTGAGGCCTTGGCAGGCGGGCCAATTGGCAAGGTGCTCGAGGGCGATGTGATCGAGATTATGGTGGATCGGAGGGCGCTGCATGGGACGGTGAATCTTGTGGGCGAGGGTCAAGAAAGTTTTTCGGCGGCGGAGGGTGCTCGGCGTCTGGCGTTGCGTGCGTCGCGTGCGGATCTGAAGGAGCACCCGGATATGCAGGACGACACGCGACTCTGGGCAGCTCTCGTGCAGGCGAGCGGTGGCGTGTGGGGTGGTTGTGTCTATGATGCGTCGGCGATTGCGTCGCAGCTTGCGCGGGGCGAGCGCGTCGGCTAAACATGCTTTAGAGGTGTTGGGTTAAGAAGGTAAGATCAAGGCGCGGTCGGGAACGCGCTAGTCTTCGTTTTCGGCTGTGATTCTTGAGGGGGAAGCTTTGAAGCTTTATCGGACGCTGGATGGAATATTTGTGGAGGAGGGAGGCAGCTTCTTTACGCTTTCTGGAGCGGACTTCTGGACTTCGGAGTGGGATGATCTGCTGGCGAGTGACGACCTGCTGGAGCGAGCCCGCAAGGCTACAGAAGGCGCGGTGATCGCCAATTTCGATATAGAAGATGCTTTGAGCGTGGCGCATAGCCAGGAGGTTTGGGCGGCAGGGGTGACCTACTTCCGAAGTCGGAACGCGCGGATCGAAGAGAGCAAGGATGCGGGTGGCGGCGACTTCTATGATCGCGTGTATGCGGCGGTACGGCCGGAGCTTTTCTTCAAGGCGAATGGGCGCAAAGTAATCGGGCCGGGCGCGGGGGTGAGGATTCGGTCAGATGCTACGTGGTCGGTGCCCGAGCCGGAGTTGACGCTATTTATCAATCCCAAGGGTGAGATTGCCGGGTACACGATTGGCAATGATATGAGCTCGCGCGATATTGAGGGGGAGAACCCGCTGTATCTGCCGCAGGCAAAAGTGTATGACGGAAGCTGCGCGCTAGGACCGTGCATCCTGCTGGCGACGAGGCCGATGCCGCGGACTACAGCTATTTCGATCTCGATCTCGCGGGGCGGCTCCGTGGTGTTTGAGGGAAGCACGACGCTGGCGGAGTTGAAGCGGGATTCTAAGGAGTTGGCTGCGTTTCTCTTTCGGGACAACAGCTTTCCGCAGGGCGTCTTTCTGATGACGGGAACTGGGATCGTGCCGGACGATGACTTTACGTTGGAGAGTATGGACGTTGTGCGGATCTCGATCGAGGGGATCGGGGTGTTGGAGAACTTTGTGAAGTAGGCGGCTGGCCTGCGCAAGGCGTCTTTCGCGCAAGCCCGTGCGACCAACCTTAGAGACTAGCGAGGACCTTCGGCGGATTGAGCAGTGCATCGACACGCAAGGTGAGCACAATGGCTGGCGGTCGCGCGGCGGTGACTCGGGCTACCTGGCCTGCAAGCGAGTCGTCGTGGCAGAGCGTGTCAGCTGGGCACTCGTCGCAATTCAGGCACACTTTTCTTGATGCGAGCGACTGCAGCGGCGGTGCTGTGGGTTCGAGCATGTCGGCGCGCCAGGCGCCTGAGGCGATCGCCGCGGGATGGCCACTGCGGTATTCGACGAAGAGCATGCGGGCTCCCAGGAAGAATTGGCTCAGACCGTAGAGACTGACGTAGCCGGCGAGTGCGAGCGACATGCGGTCAGCATTCCATCCTGCCGCAAAGGGCAGGGTGACGGCAGAGGCTGCAAGAACGATTGACGTTGCGTAGCAGGACAGGCAGCCGTACTGGCGGTGGGTGTCGCGGGCAACGATGAACTCGGCGACGGCGGCCAGGGCGGCTTGTGACGCAGCGAGCCACATCAGCCATTTGAGATTCAAGAGGCCATAGCCTACAAGAAAGAGAAGGGCTCCGGCTACGAGGGCGATGAGCGCCTGGCCGTAGAAGGTATTGCGATGAGTCGCGCGGCGCGGCAGCAACTTGGCGAGAAGGATCATGACACCGGCATCGAAGACGCTGTAGGTCGCGAGGCAGAGAATGGAGAGGGTGATCAGGACGGGGATCGAGAGCATAGTTGCTGTCGCTTGCGGGAGGGTGAGAATTGCAAGACCGGCCAGGAGTGTCAAGGCTCCGCGGATTGCTGAGAACGTCCAATACTCGTGAAAAGCTTTCATGGTGTGTCTCCTCATCCATGAGTTTCAGCTTCTGACGACGATATGGCTGTGACGGCTGACAGCCTGTAGTGTGACAGGCATCACATCTTTTTGGATGATGCTGCCGTACGCTTCAGGTAGTTAGACGGCGAGTTGCTCGAGCAGCTTAGGAGCGAGGATAAGGATGGACGAACCTCGCACTTGAATAAGATTGTCGCGTTTGAACTGGCTGAGGTTGCGGGTGACCGTTTCGCGGGAACTCCCAACGAGGCTGGCCAAGTCTTCGTGGCTAAGGGCCATGGTAAAGCGCATCTCGAGTTTGCCGCAGGCGGCGGCGGTCCTGCCCCAATCGAGCAGGACACCGGCCAGGCGACCTGCGGAGGAGCTTGAAAGAGCGAGGCGACGGGCGTCGAAGAAGGCTGCTTTGTAGTCGTCGGAGAGCGAGGTGGCGGCTTTGAGACCAGCTTCGCTGTTTCTCTGGAGGAAGGCGAGGAAGTCATCCCGGCGAATGCTCTTGACCTGCGTGGGTTGGATGGTTTCGGCAGTCACCTCGTACGGAGTTCCTGAGATGACTGCGCCTAATCCGAGGACGTCGCCGGGCATGGCGATCTTCAGGATAAGGGTCTTGCCTTCTTTGGAGGTGCAGAAGAGCTTGACCTGACCGGTGCACAGGACGAAGACGTTGGTGCTCGGGGCGCTTTCGTCGAAGAGTATTGTGCCTTTCGGCAGCCTTGCTTCGGTGCCCATCGCGGAGTATTCGGCGAGCGCCCGGTCGTCCAGATTGCAGAACATCCGGAGGGAGCGGTACTCACAGCTTGCGCAGTTCGAAGGAGATCCGAGAGTAAACGTCGAGGGCATCCAGAGGTGGGCCTTGGCCACGAGAAACATGGTGCTCTAGCTGCGACTATATACCTCTTGCGTTTTGTTACCGCGTCAACGCCTGTAGCGGCTATAGCTGTCTACGGGGAGGACGGTCGCTTTTGTTGATGAAGGTCCGTTATGGTTGAGGTATGCAGACGGCCAGCATCATCGGTTCTGGACCCAATGGTCTTTCAGCGGCCATTGTGCTCGCCGCAGCGGGCGTTGCGACGACTGTGTTTGAGCGGAATGAGCTGATCGGTGGAGGCTGCTCCACAGCGGAGGTAACACTTCCGAATTTTCGCCATGATCTCGGCTCGTCCGCATATCCGCTGGGCGTCGCGAGTCCCTTCTTCCGGTCATTGCCGATTGACATTCCATGGATTGAGCCGCCCGCTGCGTGCGCTCATCCGCTTGATGACGGTACGGCTGTGATGCTGGAACACTCGATCGACGACACGATTGCGACGCTCGATGCTGGCGATGGTCCCAAGTACCGCTCGCTTCTTGAGCCGCTGACGGAGCGGTTCGCCGATCTGGTCAAGGACATTCTTGGACCGATCCAACATGTTCCGCGCCATCCCTTGCTGCTTGCCCGTTTTGGACTTTCAGCGCTTATTCCGGCCGCGTCGCTTGCACAGTCGCGCTTCAGAGGGCCTCGCGGGCGCGCACTCTTCGCCGGAATGGCGGCTCATTCTGTGCTGCCGCTGGAGGCTTCGGGCTCGGCGGCGGTGGCGCTTGTGCTGATGGCTGCGGGACATGCGAGCGGCTGGCCAATCCTGCGCGGCGGTGCGCAGACGCTGACGGATGCGCTTGCACGTCACTTCGAAACACTCGGCGGTGTGATCAGAACTGAACATGAAGTGACGCAACTGCCTCCGACCGACCTGGTGCTTGCCGACGTTACGCCAACGCAATTGCTGCGGATCGGTGGAACTGCCCTTCCGATCGATTTCCGTCGGAGACTGGAAGGGTTTCGCTATGGTGCGGGCTCGTTCAAGGTCGACTATGCGCTCAGTGCTCCGATTCCCTGGACGGCGCGGGAGTGCTCGCGTGCAGCTACGGTTCACCTTGGCGGGACGCTGGAGGAGATTGCCGTTTCGGAGCGAGACTTTAAGTCGGATAAGCCGTTCGTGTTGCTGGTGCAGCCATCGCTGTTTGATTCGACGCGGGCTCCCGAGGGACAGCACACGGCATGGGCCTACTGCCATGTGCCGAACGGCAGTACCTTCGATCATCTTGAGGCGATTGAGAGGCAGATTGTGCGCTTCGCTCCGGAGTTTCCGGACTGCGTCCTGGCTCGTCGGATCTCTCCTCCGGCCGCGCTTGAGAGTTGGAATCCGAACCTGGTGGGTGGAGATTTATCTGCCGGAGCGATGAACCTCGCGCAGATTGTGTTTCGTCCGACGCGCTCTCTCTATCGGACGCCGGTCCAGGGGCTGTTTCTTTGTGGAGCTTCCACTCCGCCGGGTGGTGGTGTACATGGGATGGCCGGCTTCCATGCGGCCCAGAGCGCGCTGAGGCAGGGAGTGCGTTGAGCGACAGGGCGCCAACAATACTCATCTTCGGACTTGGGTACGTCGGAGAGAGATTTGCGATGAAGCTTCGTGAGGAGGGCTGGATTGTTTCGACTATCCTGCGTGACGCGGTGAAGGCGAACTACGCATCAAGCCTCGGGCTGAATGTCGTTAGCCTGGCTGACGCGCAAGGCATGCTGGACTTGGCGAAGACTACAGACGCGCTTCTGATCACGGCAGCGCCTGCGGAAGACGGCTGTCCGGCGTATAGGACGCTTTCGGCGACCGTTGCGCAGAATTCGCGTTTGCAATGGCTTGGCTACTTATCTTCTACGTCGGTCTATGGGGATCAGGAGTGTCGATGGACGAATGAAGACTCGACTCTGAAAGCTTGCAAAGGGCCAGGACTCGCCCGCATTCAGGCAGAAGCTTCGTGGCAGCGATTGGCATCTGAACACGACCTGCGGCTCAAGCTCTTTCGGCTGGCCGGAATATACGGGCCGGGACGTTCCGCGCTGAACCGCTTGCGAAAGGGCGAGGCTCGGCGGGTCGTGAAGCCGGGGCATGTTGTGTCGCGGATTCACGTCGATGATGCTGCGCAACTTCTCCTGCTCTCGATTCGTCGTCCAGATGTTGGTTCGATCTATAACGTGAGTGATCTTGAGCCTGCCTCTGGTGCGGACGTTGTGCTGTATGCGGCATGGTTGCTGGGCGAAGTAGCTCCGCCCGAGGTGGCGTTTGATGAGGCTTCACTGCCGGCCGCTGCTGCCCGGTTCTTCATAGAGTGCCGGCGAATCTCTTCAGATCGCGCACAACGGGAGTTGGAATGGAAGCCGATCTATTTGTCATACCGGGAAGGTTTTCGGGAGCTCGCGAAAGCGATGGTGGCGTCAGGGCAGTAGGGCCATTCGGGCTTGTTTCGCTCTATCTCCGTAGTTATACGGAGGCAGTACGGTCGCTTGCCGTACTTATGCGGATTTGAAACAAGTGCAGTTTGCTTCATAGTGAAGGAACCCAGACAAAGAGGTTTCACTATGAAATGGACTGCCCTTTTTCCCTGCACTCGCAGACTTGCATGCGCACTTGGCGCGCTGCTGATGATGAACTCGTTCGCATTCGGCCAGACATCGACGACCGGCGCAATTCGCGGAACACTCACTGATCCACAGGGGGCAGTGATCACCTCCGGCACGGTGACCGTGAAATCGCAAGGCACCGATGCGGTGCGTGTAGCAGCGACCGATAAAGATGGGCAGTTTGCTGTGGGTCTGTTGCCGCCGGGACTGTACACGGTAACAATTGCGGCTCCTGGCTTCAAGACGGAGAATCCGGGTGCGATCACGGTCACCGTGACGGAGACGGCTCGCGTGGATGCAAAGCTGGTGCTGGGCAGCCAGAATGAGACCGTTGAGGTGAGTTCGCTAGCGCCGTCGCTGCAAGTGGAGAATGCAACGCTGGGAACGGTAGTGGACGGTGCAACGATCCGTGAGGTTCCTCTGACGAACCGCAACTTTACACAGGTTTTGACGCTATCTGCGGGTGTGGCTGGGGACGTCAATAACGCTGCAACTCTAGGCAGGGGAACGCAGGACGTCTATGTGAACGGTGCGAGCAGCATCAGTAACAACTTTCACATGGACGGCGCGGACATCAATAACTTCGGTTCGGGGCGTGCGGGCGATTTCGTACAGCAGGCGGGTATCGCTATTCCGAACCCGGATGCGCTGCAGGAGTTCAAGATCCAGACGACGAACTACGATGCGGGCTTTGGACGAGATGCAGGAGCTAACGTCGATGTCGTGACCAAGACGGGATCAAATGCGATTCATGGTTCGATCTGGGAGTTTTTTCGCAATGACATCTTCAATGCGAACGACACGTTCTTGAAGCTGAACGGACAGCCGCGCGCGGTGATGAAGAACAACCAGTTTGGCGGCACGCTTGGCGGCGCGATCATGAAAGACAAGCTCTTCATCTTCGGGTCGTACCAGGGAACGCGGCAGGTGAACGGTCTTAGTGCAAGTTCGCTCGCGAGCAATACGCTCTTTCCACTTACGGATGACCGTAGTGCGGCTGGGATTGCACGGATCGCTTGCCCGAGCGGGAGTCCAGGGAAGAACTGGGCTCCCTTCTTTGGAGGAGTTAACGTAGCGTGTAATGGGTCAAACATCAATCCGGTCGCGCTCAACCTGCTGAATCAGAAGATCGCGAACGGCACCTACCTGGTTCCGACGCCCCAGCGAATTGCTTCGGATACAAATGGCAACCCAATCGGGTTCTCGACATTCAGCATTCCGTCTCACTTTACGGAAGATCAATTTCTTGTGAATACGGATTACATTATCTCCGCGAAGCACACGTTGTCGGAGCGCTACTTCTTCTCGAATGATCCGGAGACTGAGCCGTTCAGCAGCACGGCGGATACGCCGGGTAATGGCGTGACGCCGAAGTACACGAATCAGGTTGCGGTCTTGAAGCTGACTTCAGGAATCAACGCGCATTTCCTCAATGAGGGCTTAGTTGGCTACATTCGCAGTGTCGGTACGCTGCAGACGCAGGCGAATCTCACTGCTGCCCAGATCGGCATGACAGCACCGAGCGACCCGACTTACCCGCTTACACCGATCATCACGACCACGGGCTACTTCTCGCTTGGTGGCGTGAATAACGACGTATCGAGCTCGTATGTCAATACGTTCGAGATCAGCGATCAGATCAGCTGGACGCACGGAAAACAGAGTGTTCGCGCTGGATTTACGGGCGAGAAGAATCAATTCAACTTCAACGATCCAAATAATAAGCGCGGCAGTCTCGGATTTCTTACCTTCCAGGATTTTCTGCTGGGACAGAGCGCGGCGCAGAACGGGTCAGCGTTCAGCAACGTCAGTTCGGCGGGTAGCCAGCAGGGCAGCTACTACCA
Coding sequences:
- a CDS encoding ATPase domain-containing protein, translating into MEIAAQPDRINTGVSGLNDILSGGLPAGQMYLLEGDPGTGKTTLAMQFIIEGVRSGEKGLYVTLSESKSELDASARSHGWDVAELPIAEFIPAEASLSPDQQYTVFHPSEVELAGTIQKLTQLIDRTRPDRLVIDSLSELRLLAADTMRYRRQLLALKHFFAGRDTTVLLLDDRTAEGSDMQLQSIAHGVLRLEKVRRSYGVTRRHVEIIKLRGSAYREGCHDYTIKTGGLHIYPRLVASEHDATFDGERIKINLPELDLMFGGGIHRGSSTLLIGPSGTGKSTLAIAYAHAAAERGDRAIVYAFDEVLRIAQDRAEGLGMNVREQVARGTLAMSQIDPAELSPGEFAWQIRSDVEQKDTRVVVIDSLNGFLMAMPGENDLTLHLHELLAYLNQKGVVTILVFTQHGLVGSMHSDIDVSYLADTVVLLRYFEAEGDIRQAISVVKQRAGHHERTLRELSMSQYGVEIGEPLRSFRGVLTGVPDLAEHKN
- a CDS encoding YjhG/YagF family D-xylonate dehydratase translates to MEIETIDIARVLESDGALFAETKTHAAGPEGALPITAEMLLTQPSGNLFGLTQNAGMGWEPQRLLDPEFLILSTHGGMRAADGTPIALGFHTGHWEVGLLVAEAARELRGMRAVPFAGACTDPCDGRTQGTAGMLDSLAYRNDAAMVLRRLMRSLPTRKGVIGVATCDKGLPAMMMALASSGALPSILVPGGVTLLPENGEDAGKVQTIGARFAQEQISLQYAAEMGCRACATPGGGCQFLGTAATAQVVAEALGLSLPHAALGPSGQPIWLDVAARSARAMLRMMQMGMGTRDVLTDAAVRNAMVVHAAFGGSTNLLLHVPAVAHAAGLRRPVAAEWAAVNREVPRLVDALPNGPGNFATVQVFLAGGVPEVMLHLRRAGLLDCSVKTVTGETLGANLDWWEGSERRTVLKERLRALDGVGADQVIMSPDGARAKGMTATVCFPAGNLAPEGSVIKSTSIDASLIDENGVYRHVGPARVFITEAVAIDAIKHGAVGHGDVVVLICGGPKGAGMQEIYQITSALKNLPFCKHVAVLTDARFSGVSTGACLGHISPEALAGGPIGKVLEGDVIEIMVDRRALHGTVNLVGEGQESFSAAEGARRLALRASRADLKEHPDMQDDTRLWAALVQASGGVWGGCVYDASAIASQLARGERVG
- a CDS encoding fumarylacetoacetate hydrolase family protein, which codes for MKLYRTLDGIFVEEGGSFFTLSGADFWTSEWDDLLASDDLLERARKATEGAVIANFDIEDALSVAHSQEVWAAGVTYFRSRNARIEESKDAGGGDFYDRVYAAVRPELFFKANGRKVIGPGAGVRIRSDATWSVPEPELTLFINPKGEIAGYTIGNDMSSRDIEGENPLYLPQAKVYDGSCALGPCILLATRPMPRTTAISISISRGGSVVFEGSTTLAELKRDSKELAAFLFRDNSFPQGVFLMTGTGIVPDDDFTLESMDVVRISIEGIGVLENFVK
- a CDS encoding Crp/Fnr family transcriptional regulator, with amino-acid sequence MFLVAKAHLWMPSTFTLGSPSNCASCEYRSLRMFCNLDDRALAEYSAMGTEARLPKGTILFDESAPSTNVFVLCTGQVKLFCTSKEGKTLILKIAMPGDVLGLGAVISGTPYEVTAETIQPTQVKSIRRDDFLAFLQRNSEAGLKAATSLSDDYKAAFFDARRLALSSSSAGRLAGVLLDWGRTAAACGKLEMRFTMALSHEDLASLVGSSRETVTRNLSQFKRDNLIQVRGSSILILAPKLLEQLAV
- a CDS encoding phytoene desaturase family protein; the protein is MQTASIIGSGPNGLSAAIVLAAAGVATTVFERNELIGGGCSTAEVTLPNFRHDLGSSAYPLGVASPFFRSLPIDIPWIEPPAACAHPLDDGTAVMLEHSIDDTIATLDAGDGPKYRSLLEPLTERFADLVKDILGPIQHVPRHPLLLARFGLSALIPAASLAQSRFRGPRGRALFAGMAAHSVLPLEASGSAAVALVLMAAGHASGWPILRGGAQTLTDALARHFETLGGVIRTEHEVTQLPPTDLVLADVTPTQLLRIGGTALPIDFRRRLEGFRYGAGSFKVDYALSAPIPWTARECSRAATVHLGGTLEEIAVSERDFKSDKPFVLLVQPSLFDSTRAPEGQHTAWAYCHVPNGSTFDHLEAIERQIVRFAPEFPDCVLARRISPPAALESWNPNLVGGDLSAGAMNLAQIVFRPTRSLYRTPVQGLFLCGASTPPGGGVHGMAGFHAAQSALRQGVR
- a CDS encoding NAD-dependent epimerase/dehydratase family protein; translated protein: MSDRAPTILIFGLGYVGERFAMKLREEGWIVSTILRDAVKANYASSLGLNVVSLADAQGMLDLAKTTDALLITAAPAEDGCPAYRTLSATVAQNSRLQWLGYLSSTSVYGDQECRWTNEDSTLKACKGPGLARIQAEASWQRLASEHDLRLKLFRLAGIYGPGRSALNRLRKGEARRVVKPGHVVSRIHVDDAAQLLLLSIRRPDVGSIYNVSDLEPASGADVVLYAAWLLGEVAPPEVAFDEASLPAAAARFFIECRRISSDRAQRELEWKPIYLSYREGFRELAKAMVASGQ
- a CDS encoding TonB-dependent receptor is translated as MMNSFAFGQTSTTGAIRGTLTDPQGAVITSGTVTVKSQGTDAVRVAATDKDGQFAVGLLPPGLYTVTIAAPGFKTENPGAITVTVTETARVDAKLVLGSQNETVEVSSLAPSLQVENATLGTVVDGATIREVPLTNRNFTQVLTLSAGVAGDVNNAATLGRGTQDVYVNGASSISNNFHMDGADINNFGSGRAGDFVQQAGIAIPNPDALQEFKIQTTNYDAGFGRDAGANVDVVTKTGSNAIHGSIWEFFRNDIFNANDTFLKLNGQPRAVMKNNQFGGTLGGAIMKDKLFIFGSYQGTRQVNGLSASSLASNTLFPLTDDRSAAGIARIACPSGSPGKNWAPFFGGVNVACNGSNINPVALNLLNQKIANGTYLVPTPQRIASDTNGNPIGFSTFSIPSHFTEDQFLVNTDYIISAKHTLSERYFFSNDPETEPFSSTADTPGNGVTPKYTNQVAVLKLTSGINAHFLNEGLVGYIRSVGTLQTQANLTAAQIGMTAPSDPTYPLTPIITTTGYFSLGGVNNDVSSSYVNTFEISDQISWTHGKQSVRAGFTGEKNQFNFNDPNNKRGSLGFLTFQDFLLGQSAAQNGSAFSNVSSAGSQQGSYYHAYRGTEIAMFVQDDLKLRPNLTVNAGVRWELNSGISAAHGELSSFDPSLVTPFQPVPVGGTFTGFVVPNNYRLALPAGIERLVSTSLGNDDIPLHNFGPRVGFAWEPFGASQTTVLRGGFGLFYTLPNANSVLQTLGNQPFVSSSSLSGTAAAASTFQTPYTVPLTPGVWRPRSQNYTLTVTSVAQNIDSPLTEQYNLDVQQQLPSKLVLELGYVGTRGTRLAESRALNRAYLASPSNPINGVTTNTVGSANLQARVPYQGFTTNGVTRIETYGFSNYNSLQSTLKRQMSHGLFLQAAYTWSKAMTTVTGGDGTNGVFAGGSGNSNDPDNRYARYGLAGYDRTNRLVVAYSWQLPSLDNKGAFVHVATGGWKFSGVSTFQSGKPLTFTDTRNGTAWGTASRAQYVTGITNKSVQNKNGGSMLNRVKTNSYLNPGTTLFVAAPAVPFSGPAVPGSTGVGALDYGNSGIGVARGPGNDNWDMAVVKTTRVGGLREDATIDFRTEFFNAFNHAQYANPSTGVGTASYGVINASAVAPRLIQFALKYVF